A single genomic interval of Eurosta solidaginis isolate ZX-2024a chromosome 3, ASM4086904v1, whole genome shotgun sequence harbors:
- the LOC137246831 gene encoding uncharacterized protein → MDYTQIKTNSNNARALINKLQYISKKVVKQKCNMKFLLKCRKSKLVPNFIKNSTKCNSLFIFDRYTQTDIDRTLDRHTYCFHTKILSLLIKQKHNILKRQQQQMEQTKTKLKEYLNAGDFEKLLQSETKVAKKLTTTLKKRQEAKHDKLRQNGNHLFADNNKNEGWFVNKTKVEFPSDIQTLLTKGPKFALPIENTKFPLFKYIADGENLVQTIKVKEKQDEARTKLSLLIKDHTTTNRQSTIDRAITDTVGRTRKFLSKNKNIRILTSDKGNKTVAMDISDYNKKMGDILNDLTMYRVQRQDPTSRLQSKNNSLVDKLYKLDLISKIEKNKLSTTTALPPRIYGLPKLHKEGTPLRPICSATGSPAHNLCKYIADILKSATANSAYNIKNTLEFKTKIKNTYISDNEKLISFDVISLFPSIPTQLALEIIRDNWMKIEEHTNIPKKLFMEILTFCIEENRYFKFNDILYTQLKGLPMGSPTSPVIADIVMEKLLENTTTKLARVPRLLTKYVDDLFAIIHEDDVKSTLDTLNSFNKYINFTMELEEDGKLPYLDSVVIRSKNELKLKWYKKSTSTGRIINFYSKHPKTMIMNTAMGCIRRMLEITDDTYHEEIKNEIKLLLRRNDFPENIIKTLLNKYQEEKNQEKEKEKPQKIFKSVAYVPKLSERLAKSDCYNKDEVKIAHKPINTLKNIYNQTKSKIPHTEKSNIVYEIPCNGKNNQPCHSVYIGTTKGKLKTRLAQHKSDYKYCQHTVNQKTALMTHCTENSHSPNFDKATILQQEQHYRKRFTLEMLHIINTPTSKRMNYKTDVDNSASFYRYLLTNKRSVINSTSSDTHV, encoded by the coding sequence ATGGATTATACTCAAATCAAAACCAACAGCAACAACGCCAgagcattaataaataaattacagtatatttcaaaaaaagtgGTAAAGCAAAAATGTAATATGAAGTTCCTTTTAAAGTGCAGAAAATCGAAGTTAgttcctaattttattaaaaattctacaaaatgTAACAGCTTGTTCATATTTGATCGTTATACACAAACAGACATAGACAGAACATTAGATAGACAtacatactgttttcacacaaaaATCCTTAGTCtgctaataaaacaaaaacacaacataCTAAAAAGACAGCAGCAACAGAtggaacaaacaaaaacaaaacttaagGAATATCTAAACGCGGGAGATTTTGAGAAGTTACTTCAAAGTGAAACAAAAGTCGCAAAAAAACTCACAACAACTCTAAAGAAACGACAAGAAGCAAAACACGACAAACTGCGTCAAAATGGAAATCATCTCTTTGCTGACAACAATAAAAATGAAGGTTGGTTCGTAAACAAAACGAAAGTCGAGTTTCCATCAGACATACAAACGCTTTTGACAAAAGGTCCAAAATTTGCGCTTCCAATCGAGAATACAAAATTTCCTTTATTCAAATATATAGCTGATGGAGAGAATCTTGTACaaacaattaaagttaaagagaaacaaGATGAAGCAAGAACAAAACTCTCATTACTTATAAAAGAccatacaacaacaaataggcaAAGTACAATAGATCGTGCAATAACTGATACAGTGGGACGGACTCGGAAATttcttagtaaaaataaaaacattcgtatattaacatctgacaaaggcaacaaaacggtAGCTATGGATATAAGTGACTACAATaagaaaatgggcgatatattaAACGACTTGACAATGTATAGGGTTCAAAGACAGGACCCTACATCGAGACTACAAAGCAAAAATAACAGTCTGGTCGACAAACTTTATAAATtggatttaatttcaaaaatagagaaaaataaattatctacaaCAACAGCTTTACCTCCGAGGATATATGGACTACCAAAACTACATAAGGAAGGAACACCGCTCAGGCCAATCTGTTCGGCCACTGGATCGCCAGCACATAACCTATGCAAATATATAGCAGATATATTGAAAAGCGCAACAGCAAACTCGGCATACAACATTAAAAATACACttgagtttaaaacaaaaattaaaaacacctacatttctgacaatgaaaagctaatatctttcgacgtaatttccctgtttcccagcattcccacACAATTAGCCCTTGAGATCATAAGAGACAATTGGATGAAAATAGAAGAAcacacaaatataccaaaaaaactgtttatggaaatacttacgttttgcatcgaagaaaataggtatttcaaattcaatgatatattgtatacacagctaaaaggattgccgatgggatccccaacatcaccagtaattgccgatatagtgatggaaaaactattagagaacacaacaacgaaattagcaagagtacccagattactcacaaaatatgttgacgatctatttgctataatacacgaagatgatgtaaaaagtacgctagacacactaaactctttcaataaatatataaattttacaatggaacttgaagaagacggaaaactaccatatcttgactcagttgttattagaagcaaaaacgaattgaagttaaagtggtataagaaatcaacatcaacaggacgaatcatcaacttttactcaaagcatccaaagacgatgataatgaatacagcaatgggctgtataagaagaatgttagaaattacggacgacacttaccacgaggaaattaaaaatgaaataaaacttttgttaagaagaaatgattttcctgaaaacataattaaaacacttttaaataaatatcaagaagaaaagaatcaagaaaaagaaaaagaaaaaccgcagaaaatatttaagtcagtagcttatgtgccaaaattgtcggaacgattggccaaatcagactgctacaacaaagatgaagtaaaaatagcccataagccgataaatacattaaaaaacatatataatcaaacaaaatcaaaaattccacatacagaaaaaagcaatatagtttacgaaattccttgcaatggaaaaaacaaccaaccatgccacagcgtatatattggaacaacaaaaggcaaacttaaaactagactagcgcaacacaaatcggattacaaatattgccaacatactgtaaaccaaaaaactgcacttatgacccactgtactgaaaactcccactcaccaaactttgacaaagctactattcttcaacaagaacaacattacagaaaacgatttactctggaaatgcttcacattattaacacaccaaccagtaaacgaatgaactataaaacggacgtagataactctgctagcttctatagatatttgttgacaaacaaacgatcagtgataaactccacgtcaagtgatacacacgtgtaa